From Methanomassiliicoccales archaeon LGM-RCC1, one genomic window encodes:
- the hisG gene encoding ATP phosphoribosyltransferase yields the protein MTLKLGVPNKGRLNERTVELLTRAGIDLGEDIGRRLYIKAKNQDIEVIFIRAQDVPVFIAEGAIDMGITGIDETAESGKDLKKMLDLQFGYCHLAVAVPEASGITDASQIKDGSRVATSFPNLTKKYFDDLGKKVEIITVTGACEIMPYMGVSDLITDLVSTGSTLKTNRLREVGSIIESQAVVLSSDKAMAKNGQAIQDVVDSLQSVILAENKKYLMADIPKDKLSAIEKIIPGIGGPTVLEIAGNKDYLAVHAVIDGKDVFSTIAELKRLGAKGILTTPIERLVN from the coding sequence ATGACACTCAAACTAGGAGTTCCGAACAAGGGCAGATTGAACGAGAGGACTGTTGAGCTTCTCACCAGGGCGGGAATCGACCTCGGAGAGGACATCGGCAGGAGACTCTACATCAAGGCCAAGAATCAGGATATCGAGGTCATATTCATCAGGGCCCAGGACGTCCCCGTCTTCATTGCCGAAGGCGCCATAGACATGGGAATCACGGGAATCGATGAGACCGCAGAGTCCGGAAAGGATCTGAAGAAGATGCTCGACCTTCAGTTCGGATACTGTCACCTCGCAGTCGCTGTCCCCGAGGCATCAGGAATCACGGATGCATCACAGATCAAGGACGGGAGCAGGGTAGCCACATCCTTCCCCAACCTCACCAAGAAGTATTTCGACGATCTCGGAAAGAAGGTCGAGATCATCACCGTCACCGGAGCATGCGAGATCATGCCCTACATGGGAGTCTCGGATCTGATAACGGATCTCGTCTCCACCGGATCCACTCTGAAGACCAACAGGCTCAGGGAGGTCGGATCCATCATCGAGTCACAAGCAGTCGTGCTGTCCTCGGACAAGGCGATGGCCAAGAACGGACAGGCCATCCAGGATGTCGTGGATTCGCTTCAGAGCGTCATACTGGCCGAGAACAAGAAGTATCTCATGGCCGATATCCCCAAGGACAAGCTCAGCGCGATCGAGAAGATCATCCCCGGCATAGGAGGACCTACGGTCCTTGAGATCGCAGGCAACAAGGACTACCTCGCAGTACACGCCGTCATAGACGGAAAGGATGTCTTCTCCACCATCGCCGAGCTCAAGAGGCTAGGAGCCAAAGGCATCCTCACCACGCCCATCGAGAGGCTGGTGAACTGA